In one ANME-2 cluster archaeon genomic region, the following are encoded:
- a CDS encoding DUF3795 domain-containing protein, whose translation MTEESEDLVAYCGLYCGDCHGYTGRVADLARDLRKELRQTRYDLFAKEMASSPYGKSYKHYDECYEVLGQMVKFRCKRGCRKGGGNPSCKIRRCVQKKELDGCWECSEFETCEKLDSLKPVHGDAHKKNLKRLKKGGKNEFIAGKHDWYTKAKE comes from the coding sequence ATGACTGAAGAAAGTGAGGATTTGGTGGCATATTGCGGTTTGTACTGTGGAGATTGTCATGGGTATACTGGCCGTGTAGCTGATCTGGCCAGGGACCTGCGAAAGGAGCTCAGGCAGACACGGTATGATCTATTTGCAAAAGAGATGGCCAGCTCTCCCTATGGTAAAAGCTACAAACATTATGATGAATGCTATGAAGTCTTAGGCCAGATGGTAAAATTTCGCTGTAAAAGAGGCTGCCGAAAAGGCGGAGGCAATCCATCCTGCAAAATAAGAAGGTGTGTTCAGAAAAAAGAACTGGACGGCTGCTGGGAATGTTCGGAATTTGAAACGTGTGAAAAACTAGACTCCCTTAAGCCAGTCCACGGAGATGCCCATAAGAAAAACCTAAAGCGACTTAAGAAAGGCGGCAAAAACGAATTCATAGCTGGAAAACACGACTGGTACACCAAAGCTAAGGAATAA
- a CDS encoding type II toxin-antitoxin system PemK/MazF family toxin: protein MKGKVVLVPFPFDDLSTTKVRPAVCLTDAVGPHRHVIMAFISSRMPVDQLETDLILNSGDADFAMTGLLVTSTLRLHRLMTVTTALIKRELGELSPKMQDEVANKLQKLFGLA, encoded by the coding sequence ATGAAGGGTAAAGTCGTTCTGGTGCCTTTTCCGTTCGATGATCTTTCGACGACCAAAGTACGACCAGCGGTCTGCCTGACAGACGCCGTCGGTCCACATCGCCATGTTATTATGGCTTTTATCAGCAGCCGGATGCCAGTTGATCAACTGGAAACGGATCTGATACTAAATTCAGGGGATGCAGACTTCGCCATGACCGGGTTACTAGTGACATCAACACTCCGGCTGCACCGTCTGATGACGGTCACGACAGCACTTATCAAACGGGAATTGGGAGAATTATCGCCCAAAATGCAGGATGAAGTAGCGAACAAACTGCAAAAACTATTTGGTCTGGCATAA
- a CDS encoding TIGR03663 family protein: protein MTGAKTTNKRPFFKEPDFVIFTIIVIAATALRLYQLDVRPFHHDEAAVGSFAYKLFTNGNYEYNPVFHGPFLYFLTVSIFNIIGDTDFAARVVPALTGVGMVLLVYPFRHYLGRPGWLITAAFFAFSPSFLYYSRFFRNDIFITFFTLAAVVCAVKYLEQRNNPNRLIYVALGSAALAFSVTAKENAYVTIALLGFPVGMYALYMIWLFYRTRHQQHDIIASLEKNMFRILMDTGLFIVVFLAIYVTFYSYFFKDFEALKGATFSAFSHWYEMHEIERIGGPLYYYIPLLFLYELPVALFAFIGSIDYIKRFIKSRENPVMVFLVYWLAASLAAYAYIGEKVPWLILHPLLPAVLIAGAYLGEVVPSLKQRPRWAEATFVVILVLCFAFFLYTSYNLNYKNFSDPAEPLIQASQPPQKFQHFMVTLHETADRHKGFYTEIQVTDNEMDTQFLWQIRHYKNVKWRVNLENDPALDAPIVVAHDEDADYVEKVVGDDYHRLDSAKMAWYWFKPGDINYRFIMYRQLDRPQSEYGVVLFYR, encoded by the coding sequence ATGACAGGGGCTAAAACAACAAACAAAAGACCATTTTTTAAGGAGCCGGACTTTGTCATCTTTACTATTATAGTAATAGCAGCCACGGCCCTGCGCCTGTACCAGCTTGATGTTCGCCCCTTCCACCATGATGAGGCTGCTGTAGGCTCATTTGCCTACAAATTGTTCACAAACGGCAATTATGAATACAACCCGGTATTTCACGGTCCGTTTTTGTATTTCCTCACAGTAAGTATATTCAACATCATAGGGGATACCGATTTTGCAGCCCGTGTGGTCCCTGCACTGACCGGCGTTGGTATGGTACTCCTGGTATATCCTTTCAGGCATTACCTCGGCCGCCCGGGCTGGCTTATCACGGCAGCGTTCTTCGCCTTCTCACCCTCTTTCCTATACTACTCCCGTTTCTTCCGTAATGATATATTCATCACCTTCTTCACGCTGGCAGCCGTGGTGTGTGCGGTAAAATATCTTGAGCAACGAAATAATCCCAACCGGCTAATTTATGTAGCACTGGGCTCTGCCGCACTGGCATTTTCAGTCACTGCAAAAGAGAATGCATACGTTACCATTGCACTGCTTGGCTTTCCTGTCGGAATGTATGCATTGTACATGATATGGCTTTTCTATCGGACCCGACACCAGCAGCATGACATAATCGCATCACTTGAAAAGAACATGTTCAGGATATTGATGGATACCGGTCTGTTCATAGTAGTGTTCCTTGCTATTTACGTGACATTCTACTCTTACTTCTTTAAAGACTTTGAAGCTTTAAAGGGTGCCACTTTCAGTGCCTTTTCCCACTGGTATGAAATGCATGAGATAGAACGTATCGGAGGGCCGCTGTATTACTATATCCCCTTGCTTTTCCTGTATGAACTTCCTGTAGCCTTGTTTGCCTTTATAGGAAGTATAGACTATATTAAACGGTTTATTAAAAGCAGGGAAAATCCAGTGATGGTCTTTCTGGTCTACTGGCTGGCTGCCAGTCTTGCAGCCTATGCCTATATCGGTGAGAAGGTACCCTGGCTGATACTGCATCCTCTTCTTCCGGCAGTACTGATCGCAGGTGCATATCTGGGCGAGGTCGTGCCTTCCCTGAAACAGCGGCCAAGATGGGCTGAGGCCACCTTTGTGGTCATACTGGTATTATGTTTCGCTTTTTTCCTGTATACCAGCTATAACCTGAACTACAAGAACTTTTCAGACCCTGCCGAACCATTGATACAGGCCAGCCAGCCGCCACAGAAATTCCAGCACTTCATGGTCACCCTGCATGAAACTGCCGATAGGCACAAAGGCTTTTATACTGAGATACAGGTCACGGATAATGAAATGGATACGCAGTTTTTATGGCAGATACGCCATTATAAAAATGTAAAATGGAGGGTGAACCTGGAAAATGATCCTGCACTGGATGCACCTATCGTGGTAGCTCATGACGAGGATGCTGATTATGTGGAGAAGGTAGTGGGTGATGACTACCACCGGCTGGACAGTGCAAAGATGGCATGGTATTGGTTTAAGCCTGGTGATATCAATTACAGGTTCATTATGTACCGCCAGCTTGACAGGCCCCAGAGTGAATATGGAGTGGTGCTTTTCTACAGATAA
- a CDS encoding NAD(P)/FAD-dependent oxidoreductase: MSKIVIIGGGLAGLAAAYRLSDEHQVTVVEKDDALGGMAQSYHIDDHTDGHVDDHTDDYYIEKYYHHFFSSDTELIGLIDELGLAERLQWVKGTTGYYWSGRAYPMNTPLEILKFPPMSLLDIFRLGLLVLRTKLVRDVRSYDDITAGEWILKIAGSGVYNNFFQPLLNSKFGSNADMVSAAWLLGRVKIRSDRGAEGERLGYMRGGFHHLIAGLADSIREKGGRIITGNGVEEILMEDGRVSGVKLEEGSLSCDAVISTVPPLTLASLVEPGIPGFDPSAIHYQGTCCALLRMSRPLMTDGTYWLNIKADVPFGALIEHTNFMPSSDYAGEHLLYIASYFQDHDDPLYTRSEEEVIGMFLDGLERLYPDFDRSAVLWWELGRDAQTAPVYETGYAERILPYRTGVDGLYLAGMFSEANYPERSMNGSVRAGYEAAGAVALDS; this comes from the coding sequence ATGAGCAAGATTGTAATAATTGGCGGCGGTCTGGCCGGACTTGCAGCGGCATACAGGCTCTCAGATGAACATCAGGTAACCGTGGTAGAAAAGGACGATGCACTGGGTGGTATGGCACAGAGTTACCACATTGATGACCATACTGATGGTCACGTTGATGACCACACTGATGATTATTATATCGAGAAATATTACCATCATTTTTTTTCCAGCGATACCGAACTGATTGGACTAATTGACGAACTGGGCCTGGCAGAGCGCTTGCAGTGGGTCAAGGGTACCACAGGCTATTACTGGAGCGGCAGGGCATATCCCATGAACACTCCCCTGGAAATTCTAAAGTTCCCACCTATGTCCCTGTTAGATATCTTCAGGCTGGGGCTGCTGGTATTGCGGACAAAGCTTGTCAGGGATGTCAGGTCATACGATGACATCACGGCAGGTGAATGGATATTAAAGATAGCGGGCAGCGGGGTTTATAATAATTTTTTCCAGCCGCTACTTAACAGCAAGTTCGGATCGAACGCCGACATGGTCAGTGCTGCCTGGTTACTGGGCAGGGTCAAGATACGCTCAGACCGTGGCGCAGAAGGTGAGAGATTGGGATATATGAGGGGTGGGTTCCACCATCTGATAGCTGGGCTGGCTGATTCAATAAGGGAAAAGGGCGGGCGTATCATAACAGGTAACGGTGTGGAGGAGATATTGATGGAAGACGGCCGGGTTTCGGGTGTCAAGCTTGAAGAAGGTAGCTTGTCGTGTGATGCTGTGATATCCACAGTACCTCCTCTTACCCTGGCGTCCCTGGTAGAACCGGGTATTCCTGGATTTGACCCGAGCGCCATCCATTACCAGGGTACATGCTGTGCCCTGCTTAGGATGTCAAGGCCTTTGATGACGGATGGTACTTACTGGCTGAACATCAAGGCCGATGTGCCGTTCGGGGCTTTGATCGAGCATACTAATTTTATGCCGAGCTCTGATTATGCAGGGGAGCACCTGCTCTATATTGCTTCGTATTTCCAGGACCATGATGACCCGCTGTACACCCGGAGCGAGGAGGAAGTTATCGGGATGTTCCTGGATGGGCTTGAGAGACTGTACCCTGATTTTGACAGGTCTGCAGTACTTTGGTGGGAACTGGGACGGGATGCACAGACTGCTCCGGTGTATGAGACTGGGTATGCTGAGCGGATACTGCCGTATAGGACCGGTGTTGATGGGCTGTACCTTGCCGGCATGTTCTCTGAGGCTAATTATCCAGAGCGCAGCATGAACGGTTCTGTCAGGGCAGGATATGAAGCGGCCGGTGCTGTTGCGCTGGATAGCTGA
- a CDS encoding 4Fe-4S binding protein: MKCTGCGICEKACPKHAISFEDGRIRVGDECDGCGVCDGVCVAVRYVGRILGG, encoded by the coding sequence GTGAAGTGTACTGGGTGCGGGATATGCGAGAAGGCCTGCCCGAAACATGCTATTAGTTTTGAGGATGGGCGTATCAGGGTGGGAGATGAGTGTGATGGGTGCGGGGTGTGCGATGGGGTATGTGTTGCTGTTCGGTATGTGGGCAGGATTTTGGGGGGGTAG
- a CDS encoding type II toxin-antitoxin system HicB family antitoxin produces MKYKVVVSEGEDGWYVVECPSIPGCISQGRTTKEALDNIKDAIYGCLEVMNERIKIQGNARVMEVTV; encoded by the coding sequence ATGAAATATAAAGTAGTGGTTAGTGAGGGAGAAGATGGATGGTATGTTGTGGAATGTCCTTCCATTCCAGGCTGCATATCACAGGGTAGAACTACTAAAGAGGCACTGGATAACATAAAAGATGCAATTTATGGCTGTTTGGAAGTGATGAATGAAAGGATAAAAATTCAAGGTAATGCGAGAGTAATGGAAGTGACTGTTTAG
- a CDS encoding type II toxin-antitoxin system VapC family toxin has product MSIFIDTGIFIAYVNRKDKHHSAATGLLESIMKNKYGAAFTSDFVFNELMTFILYKTGDVKKAAQLRDMILGNEKKDIPRFINMLFIDLIILEKGWIIFAKYADKKLNFTDCSIIELMKNKGIDHLASFDGGFDGIVSRIRY; this is encoded by the coding sequence ATGAGTATTTTTATAGATACAGGCATCTTTATTGCGTACGTTAACAGGAAGGATAAGCATCATAGTGCCGCCACGGGCCTGCTTGAGAGCATAATGAAAAACAAGTATGGTGCAGCATTTACCTCTGACTTTGTTTTTAACGAATTGATGACTTTTATACTTTACAAGACAGGCGATGTCAAAAAAGCCGCACAATTGAGGGACATGATACTTGGAAATGAAAAGAAGGATATCCCGAGATTCATAAATATGCTTTTCATTGACCTGATAATTCTTGAAAAAGGGTGGATCATTTTCGCAAAATACGCTGATAAAAAGTTGAATTTTACTGACTGCTCAATAATCGAACTGATGAAAAATAAGGGCATAGACCACCTGGCTAGTTTTGATGGTGGATTTGATGGAATAGTGTCAAGGATAAGGTACTGA
- a CDS encoding transcriptional regulator has product MKILPINLDDLIFARSVESVRREFKKTWSEPVLENVIHSICAFANDFFNLNGGYIIIGIEEKNGQPILPPYGLEDQNLDEIQKQVRGNCKRIDPEYQPVISPEVYMEKQILVLWVPGGELRPYQAPIKFKEGTRAYYVRQGSESVQARGDILTQLMQMTAKIPFDDRRNNSIPVDIISSSLVRKYLTDIRSDLVAENVLIPDRDLYRYMKIVSPMNSHEAPRNIALLFFTENPDQYFPGTQIEVVEFGDDAGGDLIEEKVFKGPIHFQSRQALDYLNSFSTSMIRKIPGRAEAQKAVAFPYEAMEEALMNAVYHRSYEIHEPIKVYLYPDRMEIISYPGPVPGIEMHHLQTGGVVPPVQSRNRRIGEFLKELDLAEGRGTGIPKIRRKMKENGSPEPKFEFDKEKTYFRVILPAHPQYVVIHSIRNSAHLWATGDKKSALANLEQALSKVPTSGALIGQLIEYKAGQGDLSSAEHMFNENRNNIELIDRHLLYLAMARAYLNTQNASKASSILQEIPSPTTGDELIELAILYKRAGRFKEAHKVFASNFDILREDQKAVHEFAQTKMKLASKERGHVRKRLNKEALELLHRAIQLSDDNIRTAWCWFDLARTLVWLRSPETEVLNAYSKAMEFLPNEPIFKENYEKWRANYERRSGIKK; this is encoded by the coding sequence ATGAAGATATTACCAATAAACCTCGATGATTTGATATTTGCCCGATCCGTGGAATCAGTCAGACGTGAATTTAAAAAAACCTGGTCCGAACCTGTTTTAGAGAATGTCATCCATAGCATTTGTGCTTTTGCTAATGATTTTTTCAATTTAAATGGTGGATATATCATTATAGGTATTGAAGAAAAGAATGGACAACCAATTCTTCCTCCATACGGATTAGAAGACCAGAATTTAGACGAAATCCAAAAGCAAGTACGAGGTAATTGTAAGAGAATAGATCCGGAATATCAACCAGTAATTTCACCGGAAGTTTATATGGAAAAACAAATTCTTGTACTCTGGGTTCCAGGTGGAGAATTAAGACCTTACCAGGCTCCAATAAAATTCAAAGAAGGTACCAGAGCTTACTATGTTCGCCAGGGAAGTGAGTCGGTTCAAGCAAGAGGAGATATTTTAACACAGCTAATGCAAATGACTGCAAAAATTCCTTTTGATGATCGGCGAAACAACTCTATTCCAGTCGATATTATATCTTCTTCCCTCGTCAGGAAGTATCTTACTGATATCAGGAGTGATTTGGTTGCTGAAAATGTGTTAATTCCTGATAGGGATCTGTACCGCTATATGAAGATTGTTTCACCTATGAATAGTCATGAAGCTCCAAGAAATATTGCATTACTGTTTTTCACAGAAAATCCTGACCAGTATTTTCCAGGAACCCAGATAGAAGTCGTTGAATTTGGTGATGATGCAGGTGGGGACCTTATCGAAGAAAAAGTTTTCAAAGGCCCGATTCATTTCCAGTCAAGACAAGCACTTGATTATTTAAACAGTTTCAGTACTTCAATGATTAGGAAAATTCCAGGAAGAGCTGAAGCTCAAAAGGCAGTTGCATTTCCTTATGAAGCAATGGAAGAAGCCCTTATGAATGCGGTTTATCATAGAAGTTATGAAATTCATGAACCTATCAAGGTATATTTATATCCTGACCGAATGGAAATAATCAGTTATCCAGGACCAGTTCCCGGTATTGAAATGCATCATTTACAAACAGGTGGAGTCGTTCCTCCGGTCCAAAGTCGAAATAGAAGAATAGGGGAGTTCCTGAAAGAACTTGATCTTGCAGAAGGAAGGGGGACCGGAATACCGAAAATCCGAAGAAAAATGAAAGAAAATGGCTCACCCGAACCGAAATTCGAATTTGATAAAGAGAAAACATATTTCCGTGTTATTCTGCCTGCACATCCACAATATGTAGTAATTCATTCTATACGTAATAGCGCCCATCTGTGGGCCACCGGGGATAAAAAAAGCGCCCTTGCAAATTTAGAACAGGCTTTATCGAAAGTTCCAACATCTGGAGCACTTATTGGTCAACTTATAGAGTATAAAGCTGGTCAGGGGGACTTATCTTCAGCTGAACATATGTTTAATGAGAATAGAAATAACATTGAATTAATCGATAGGCATTTGCTTTATCTTGCGATGGCCAGAGCATATTTAAATACTCAAAATGCATCAAAAGCTTCATCAATTCTTCAAGAGATTCCCTCTCCGACAACTGGTGATGAATTAATTGAATTAGCGATATTATATAAAAGAGCTGGAAGATTTAAAGAAGCACACAAGGTTTTTGCTTCTAACTTTGATATTCTTCGTGAGGATCAGAAAGCTGTGCATGAATTTGCACAAACAAAGATGAAATTAGCATCAAAAGAGCGGGGACATGTTCGAAAACGATTAAACAAAGAAGCTCTTGAACTATTACATAGAGCTATACAATTATCCGATGATAATATTAGGACTGCTTGGTGTTGGTTTGATCTTGCAAGGACTTTGGTTTGGCTGCGCTCCCCTGAAACAGAGGTTCTAAATGCTTATAGTAAAGCTATGGAATTCTTACCTAATGAACCGATATTCAAAGAGAATTATGAGAAATGGAGAGCTAACTACGAAAGACGGAGTGGAATAAAAAAATAG
- a CDS encoding flavodoxin family protein: MIKIFGVSGSPRKGSTDYIVNEALKYLKEKYSVQTRYFSARGKHLNFCIHCDHCVQERSGCIHKDDMQEFYDGLEWADGIIIGTPVYQGNLSAQTKTMLDRCRAVVAKDPDILRNKVGAALAVGGDRVGGQEIAIQSIHHFYIISEMIPVGGGSFGANLGGTFWSQDRMAEGAAEDEEGLRSMRKTMNRMMKALGVVRGEDMPKKG, encoded by the coding sequence ATGATAAAGATCTTTGGAGTCTCAGGAAGCCCCAGGAAGGGCTCAACAGATTACATTGTGAATGAAGCCCTCAAATACCTTAAGGAAAAATACAGTGTCCAAACCCGCTACTTCTCAGCCCGTGGCAAACACCTCAACTTCTGCATCCACTGCGACCACTGCGTCCAGGAGCGCAGCGGCTGCATCCACAAGGACGACATGCAGGAGTTCTACGACGGCCTGGAATGGGCGGATGGCATCATCATCGGCACCCCCGTATACCAGGGCAACCTGAGCGCCCAGACCAAGACCATGCTGGACCGCTGCCGGGCCGTGGTGGCTAAGGACCCCGACATCCTGCGCAATAAGGTGGGTGCAGCCCTGGCAGTAGGCGGCGACAGGGTGGGCGGCCAGGAGATAGCCATCCAGTCCATACACCACTTCTATATCATCAGCGAGATGATACCGGTCGGCGGTGGTTCGTTCGGTGCCAACCTGGGCGGGACCTTCTGGTCTCAGGACAGGATGGCTGAGGGCGCGGCAGAGGATGAAGAGGGGCTGCGTTCCATGCGCAAGACCATGAACCGGATGATGAAGGCGCTGGGAGTGGTTAGGGGTGAGGATATGCCGAAAAAAGGTTGA
- a CDS encoding UvrD-helicase domain-containing protein: MTLDDNLTELKGIISKIKHQNRLIILGFLLIPVLLGVLIIRKATQQKRNLTSLKEEILENVENDIKKWIVHIKDIHESINDTYLTYHTRRDLIKRCDFCLDSLSFLKSNNVFFQSSFIRFVTESSFAISVFKKNVVNFSNEYFVEKRMNEYDYLFKKSPFPLDDSQKKAVIIDDTHNLVVAGAGSGKTEVLITRIAYLIERKPDTINPKRILVLAYQNKAAQEIRNRLNERFDTDVEVKTFHSFGLQILKQSYKDSNRDLPDMQLIGGNFENRYRSRIISTYNDAQKDAEFQNDIINYMKSYGNNEKAKPKTAFEEKEEYYKYMRNLTYTALDGTKVKSEAERAIINFFITHDLNESKIRILYENPAEWMKYIGENGEYNTPRPDFFFPDYDLYIEHWGTDKNGKVPEWFEGDNPSEKYNRDMNAKKKAFAEQNKYSLVETTYWEFKEKEFIQNLQNKMLEALKEKYPDKDFKFSPVPYKKLISKVWEDCRKSIEKLPLNIGTFITIAKTYSLSPADIEKRLSNERWSQKQKAFVHLAIKIYTTYENDLRSKNQIDFSDMINLAVKELKQNETLYKDILDHILIDEYQDISAQRYELIKSLMDKNSNCKLFSVGDDWQSIMGFAGSDLDFFVNFSDYFDHPARTDLTVNYRSVKSIVDTGAEIIKQNGSSQLKKKTLANDESVIPVTVYSFEQQSTHKSNYANQMVYYGQMVQHCVNKIEAYRQNGYEPADIMILARIVSNPRLREKLFEYANTKGVSISTELKYSNSVPFMSVHKSKGLQAKVVFIFDVVEGLYGFPSELENPDIFEPAIKGSRKEKEEEERRLFYVAITRAKEEAIIYTQEGRESKFLDEINDHLIFENVAS; encoded by the coding sequence ATGACATTGGATGATAATCTCACAGAGCTTAAAGGCATAATCTCAAAAATAAAACACCAAAACCGATTGATAATACTTGGTTTTCTTTTAATACCTGTATTGTTGGGTGTTCTTATAATTAGAAAAGCTACTCAACAAAAAAGAAATTTAACGTCATTGAAAGAGGAAATCCTTGAGAATGTCGAAAATGATATAAAAAAATGGATTGTGCATATAAAGGATATCCATGAGTCAATAAACGACACGTATCTAACCTATCATACACGAAGAGACTTAATTAAAAGATGTGATTTTTGTTTGGATTCGCTTTCATTTTTAAAATCAAACAACGTATTTTTTCAAAGTTCGTTCATTCGCTTTGTTACTGAATCCTCTTTTGCAATTTCAGTATTCAAAAAAAATGTTGTAAACTTTTCGAATGAATATTTTGTTGAAAAAAGGATGAACGAATACGACTATTTATTTAAGAAATCTCCTTTCCCTTTAGACGATTCTCAAAAAAAGGCTGTAATTATTGACGATACGCATAATTTAGTAGTTGCAGGGGCTGGTTCTGGAAAGACGGAAGTGTTGATAACACGGATTGCTTATCTTATTGAAAGAAAACCAGACACAATAAATCCAAAAAGAATCCTGGTTCTTGCATATCAGAATAAAGCCGCACAGGAAATAAGAAATAGGCTAAATGAAAGATTTGATACGGACGTAGAAGTAAAAACCTTTCATTCATTTGGTTTGCAAATTTTAAAACAGTCATATAAAGACTCAAATAGAGATTTACCTGACATGCAACTAATAGGGGGCAATTTCGAGAATCGCTATCGAAGTCGGATCATTTCTACTTATAACGATGCTCAAAAGGATGCAGAATTCCAAAATGATATTATCAATTATATGAAATCATATGGGAATAATGAAAAAGCTAAGCCTAAAACTGCCTTTGAAGAAAAAGAAGAATATTACAAGTATATGCGCAATTTGACTTATACTGCACTTGATGGTACAAAAGTAAAGAGTGAGGCAGAAAGGGCAATAATTAATTTTTTCATAACGCATGATTTAAATGAGAGTAAGATACGGATTCTTTATGAAAATCCTGCTGAATGGATGAAGTACATTGGGGAAAATGGGGAATATAATACTCCGAGACCAGATTTTTTCTTTCCTGACTATGACCTGTATATAGAGCATTGGGGCACAGATAAAAATGGAAAGGTTCCAGAATGGTTTGAAGGTGACAATCCCTCTGAAAAATATAACCGAGATATGAACGCAAAGAAAAAAGCATTTGCTGAACAAAACAAATATTCTTTAGTTGAAACTACATATTGGGAATTTAAAGAAAAGGAGTTTATTCAAAATCTTCAAAATAAGATGTTAGAAGCGTTAAAGGAAAAGTATCCTGACAAAGATTTCAAATTCTCACCTGTGCCTTATAAAAAGCTGATTTCCAAAGTGTGGGAGGATTGCCGGAAATCTATAGAAAAATTGCCTTTGAACATTGGAACCTTCATAACCATTGCTAAAACATATAGTTTATCGCCAGCAGATATTGAAAAAAGATTATCAAATGAAAGGTGGTCTCAAAAACAGAAAGCATTTGTTCATCTGGCTATTAAGATTTACACCACTTATGAAAATGATTTGCGTTCTAAAAACCAAATTGATTTTTCAGATATGATTAATCTTGCTGTAAAAGAACTGAAACAAAATGAGACCTTATATAAAGACATTTTAGACCACATTCTCATAGATGAGTATCAAGATATCAGTGCGCAAAGGTATGAACTTATCAAATCATTAATGGACAAAAATAGTAATTGTAAACTATTTTCTGTTGGTGATGATTGGCAAAGCATTATGGGTTTTGCAGGTTCTGATCTTGATTTTTTTGTTAATTTCTCTGATTACTTTGACCATCCTGCCAGAACTGATCTAACTGTCAATTATAGAAGTGTTAAATCAATTGTTGACACCGGTGCAGAGATCATAAAACAAAATGGTTCATCTCAACTGAAAAAGAAAACCTTGGCTAATGATGAAAGTGTGATACCTGTAACAGTGTATTCATTTGAACAACAGTCTACCCATAAATCAAATTATGCCAACCAGATGGTCTATTACGGCCAGATGGTTCAACATTGTGTCAATAAAATAGAGGCATACAGGCAAAACGGATATGAACCAGCGGATATTATGATTCTTGCCAGAATCGTAAGCAATCCCAGATTGAGGGAGAAATTATTTGAATATGCAAACACCAAGGGTGTAAGCATTTCCACAGAATTAAAATATTCCAACAGCGTTCCCTTTATGTCAGTTCATAAAAGTAAGGGTTTGCAAGCAAAGGTTGTTTTCATTTTTGATGTTGTTGAAGGTCTTTATGGTTTTCCCAGTGAATTAGAAAATCCTGACATTTTTGAACCTGCTATCAAGGGTAGTAGAAAAGAAAAAGAGGAAGAAGAGAGGCGATTGTTTTATGTTGCGATAACAAGAGCAAAAGAAGAAGCAATAATTTATACACAAGAAGGTAGAGAAAGCAAATTTCTTGATGAAATTAACGATCACCTGATTTTTGAAAACGTGGCTTCTTAA